The following coding sequences are from one Culex quinquefasciatus strain JHB chromosome 1, VPISU_Cqui_1.0_pri_paternal, whole genome shotgun sequence window:
- the LOC6049278 gene encoding 5-hydroxytryptamine receptor 1: MDVLELTRLVNELTVGSNLQQTQQQRDIPKLYVSAVAIGIGEGLHESTAAAAPFALLTLNQTLGVVGGGGVGVGGGSDSSSDALSVVAAAATSTTTTAGSIIGSTLAGKVLEHEPEIDTIRKVIICIVLLAVIFGTIVGNILVCVAVCLVRKLRRPCNYLLVSLAVSDLCVACLVMPPALMYEVLGEWNFGRVFCDIWVSFDVLSCTASILNLCAISVDRYWAITKPLEYGVKRTPRRMMLCVALVWLAAACISLPPLLILGNKHTIGEGDDQRPFCAVCEDVGYQIYATLGSFYIPLAVMLFVYYQIFRAARRIVKDEKRAQTRLENSLAVDKNQAMLKPPEPVVNSSGSPHQKKLRFQLAKERKASTTLGIIMSAFTICWLPFFILALVRPLMDDDYPTLSSFFLWLGYANSLLNPIIYATLNRDFRKPFQEILYFRCSNLNILMREDFYHSQYGEPGSQRFVLDNEGQHTARESFL, from the coding sequence ATGGACGTGCTTGAACTGACGCGACTCGTCAATGAACTCACCGTTGGAAGTAATCTTCAGCAGACGCAGCAGCAACGCGACATTCCCAAGTTGTACGTGTCGGCGGTCGCGATCGGCATTGGTGAGGGTTTGCACGAGAGTACGGCCGCGGCGGCACCGTTCGCCCTGTTGACGCTGAACCAGACGCTGGGGGTcgtcggtggtggtggtgttggtgttgGTGGTGGCAGCGACTCATCTTCAGACGCACTCAGTGTGGTAGCGGCGGCGGCCACCAGTACGACTACCACTGCCGGATCGATCATCGGGTCGACCCTCGCCGGAAAGGTGCTCGAGCATGAGCCGGAGATTGACACGATCCGGAAGGTGATCATCTGTATCGTGCTGCTAGCTGTGATATTCGGAACGATTGTGGGCAACATTCTGGTGTGCGTGGCCGTTTGCTTGGTGCGGAAGTTGCGCCGACCATGCAACTACCTACTGGTGTCCCTGGCGGTGTCTGACCTGTGCGTGGCCTGTCTGGTGATGCCTCCGGCGCTCATGTACGAGGTGCTCGGTGAGTGGAATTTTGGGCGAGTTTTCTGTGATATTTGGGTTTCGTTCGACGTGCTGTCGTGCACGGCCTCGATCCTGAACTTGTGTGCAATCTCGGTCGACCGGTATTGGGCGATTACGAAACCGCTGGAGTACGGCGTCAAACGCACTCCCCGGCGGATGATGCTGTGCGTAGCGTTGGTTTGGCTGGCAGCCGCCTGCATCTCGTTACCACCCCTGCTCATCCTTGGCAACAAGCACACAATCGGCGAAGGGGACGATCAGCGGCCATTTTGTGCGGTCTGCGAAGACGTAGGTTATCAAATTTACGCCACCCTGGGGTCCTTCTACATCCCCCTGGCGGTGATGCTTTTTGTATACTATCAGATATTCCGAGCCGCCCGGCGAATAGTCAAGGACGAAAAACGGGCCCAAACAAGACTGGAAAACTCCCTCGCAGTAGACAAGAACCAGGCGATGCTCAAACCCCCCGAACCGGTCGTCAACTCGTCGGGATCGCCCCACCAGAAAAAGCTTCGCTTCCAACTGGCCAAGGAACGCAAAGCCTCCACCACTCTCGGCATCATCATGTCCGCGTTCACCATCTGCTGGCTGCCCTTCTTCATCCTGGCGCTCGTCCGACCCCTCATGGACGACGACTACCCAACACTATCGTCCTTTTTCCTTTGGCTAGGCTACGCCAACTCCCTCCTGAACCCCATCATCTACGCCACCCTGAATCGTGACTTCCGGAAGCCCTTCCAGGAGATCCTGTACTTCCGCTGCTCCAACCTGAACATCCTGATGCGGGAGGACTTCTACCACAGCCAGTACGGTGAACCCGGCTCGCAGCGCTTCGTCCTGGACAACGAGGGCCAGCACACGGCCCGAGAGAGCTTCCTCTGA